Part of the Triticum urartu cultivar G1812 chromosome 2, Tu2.1, whole genome shotgun sequence genome, TAGGCGACCGTTATGATGCGCGGTGGTTGCTTTGTGTGCTGGTGCTATAGGCGGGCCTGATCTGGGCCCGTGCGGGCCTGCAAGGCAACCGTTGTGCTGGGTGGTGGCGCGGGTCTAGGGGTCCTTGGCGACCCACATGGTGGATCTTGCCATAGCTGCTCTAGGCTCGACGGGTTTGGACCTAGGTTCTCCATGGGTTGTCGACGTCCTTCCTGTTGCAGCTCCGACCCTGGTGTTCTGGAAGCTATACCCTTTCCGGCTTCCTTGGCTTGCTAGCATCTTGGCGGTTTCGGCATCATCAGTCCAGATCTTAGTTTGTCAATGTTGCTAGCTGTCATCGTTTCTCGTGTGTTGGCTCTCTAGGCTCTGTTGTCGCCTCTCCAACCCTAACCATCACCCCCTACCTCGCCCTCCTCCGCTAGATCCAATGCTCGTGTGTCTAGCGGCCCTCGTTGTCACCCTTTGGCAGCGAGCATATCTCTCTTTCTGGATGTGGCGGCCCAGCTTGCGACATGTTCCTCGTCTTCGGATCTGTCCCAACGGTTTTGGGATTGTTCGGCTATAAGTCAGGGTGAAATCCATGCTTGGCTTGCTCATGCTGGCAGTGGCGACACCTGCGGGTGCCATCCCATTCTTGGAGGCGCTGCCACGACCTTCCTCTGTGCCCCAGGTCCGGTTCTTCGGATCAGACGACAACAACGTCAGTGAGCATGGAGGTTTGATTGAAATTGGTTATGACGACGTCGAGTTGGCGGTGGAGGAAGACTCGGCATGAAGGCCAGAAAATGAACGTAGTGGTAATAGTACGCAGCCCGCTCCGAAACAAAGAAAAAGATGTATCATTCGCCTTCATAAGGCATCATCTTGTTTGCTTGTGGCGTACCcggtgatgacggtgatgatatTCAAGACTCGGGAAGTCGTTTCGGTTCGGGTTGTTTCTCTTGGTCAGGATAGTTTACATTGTGTCGTAGTTTCTGTTTCGGCCGATCATCCTATGCCTCTATGCTTCGAACATCATATTTACACTATCCTTGAATAGCCATGTGATATACCCCCTTTGTTCTCATTTCAACTTCTTCTATCAATGAAAGACACACAAACTTTACATATTCACAAAAAAAATATTGCCTTTGTAAGGGTAAAATTCCCCCCAATTTTGTTTTGTGACCCCACTCTATATAACAAACAAGTCCAGATTATACAATATTTTTACAGATTTATTGTAGATGATGGGGCTTCTAAAGGGGCACTTGGGGGAGTGAATTTATCTCCCAGCTGAATTTTTCAGGGCTGAATCAATGGATTTCCTTGCCGCAGTTTGCCTTGAATCCATGGAGGCATGATGCAGGGAGGAAGGAGATCGTTCCTCTTGATTTGGGCGCATTTTTGCCAAGGAAGAAGGTGAGTAGAGGGAAGGGGGTGGGGTGGGCTGTTTATGGCTTAGAGCTAACGAGGCATGTAGGAGGCCCGGAGAGCGAACATTTCAGCGCCAGGCCGATCGTCTCTCTGATTCATCTCGGCGAGAAAATGTTTCAACGTCGGTTGATCGTCGCCTTGAACCCCCTGGTGAGCAAACGTTTCTTCGCACCAAGGTAACGTTCCCTCTATACTAGTGTCGAAAAATAATTCTCCATCTattaatgtagtgcatatagattttTGTAAAAAGTCAAACCTCACAAACTTTGATCAAGTTTATGGAGGAAAATATTTACATCTAAAATGCCTAAcatatatcattagattcatcataaGACGTAGTTTCATATTTTAACTTTTTTAATATTGTAGATATTAATAAGTTTTTctataaactttgtcaaagtttGCAAAGGTTGATTTTTTCAGGAAAAAAAGCCCTATAGGCATCATATTATGGAACCGAAGGGTGTAAAGGGTCTTGCGCAAAGTTGGTCAGGGTCTTTAGTCTCACACGATCTGGGCCGTGCACTGGCGATCAAGCGGACGAGATCGACACTGTTTAGATCTTGAGCACCTACGAATACCCCGTTTCGTGGAGTTCTTCTCCTCTGCCTGTCCGCCTTTGCGGATTCCTCCCCTTCCCAGCCTCGTCTGCTCTTCTTCTCTCCCTGGCCCCAGAGACGGCGAGCGGGACACAATAAGGGAGGCCTACTTGCTTCGCCTCCTCATCCTCGTCGGCGGTCTCACCGACGGCCAACGGGGCGCAGCCAGGGACTCCTCCTACTCGTGCTGTACTGCCGTTTACTGttatcttttcttttcttttttgggTAAGTAAGAGTAACCCCTAGATTTTTTGCGAGAGTTCGGTTCGTTCGTGTGGATTCTGAAATTAAATGTGACGAAAGCTGTTTCCACTGATTCAGGTGCGGCGAATCGGATAGCTAAACAGAAATCTCTGGATTGGAAACAAATCTAGGCTTCCTGAATTCTGTTTCATGCAAAGGATAGTGGGGCAGGGCAAGTCGAGTCATGGGTAAGTTCGAGCACGGCAATCTACTGCTATCTCTTAGCCAGGGACACTGGCATGGTTACAGTCTTACAGCCGTTGCTGTTGCGCTGGGGATAGGAGTTGCTGGGTTGTGCAGAGCGCTGAATAGCAGTTTGGGCGTGCAATGGTTTCTCCGGAAGTTCTCCTCCGAATCAGAGAGGCTGTACTACACCGGAGGCCTGCAAAATCTTGGCAACAATTGCTTTCTCAATGTTATCCTGCAGGTAGCTCATACCTTTCTTTTTTTACTGAATCCATATTGCGGTGTGCATCGTGTGCGAGTATCGTTATCGGGTTGGAGTTCATGCTGAACCAGAGAATGTTTCCTCGACAGGCACTTGCTAGCTGCGACCATTTCGTCTCCTCTCTAGACGACTTACTTGGAAGTGATGATGTGCTACCCGAGGAACAGTCTGAAAGAATGCCTCTTATCCTTGCTCTAAGTTCCCTTTTAAAAGGTAATATTGGTAACATGGACTGTTAAACTTTGTACCATCTTCAAGCTTACTGTTAGGGAATTCAGTGGTGTATCTAGAATCAGCGGTAAATGCATTTGTGTAGTTTTAATACCGGGCTCTATAGTCCCCACAATGTGTCCCCAGGTGGTGGAATGGATACATACTGTGGCTTTTAAACACAGTTTTCCACTTATCCCCAAGCTAATCTCCAATTTATTGTTCACATTTATGGATCCGTTGGACCAAGTGCTAAATTCCAATATAATGGAACTGTAATACCTGGTGCAATTGATTGCTCGCTGCTCATAGTTTTAATGTGCTTGATGATGCAGTTGCTCCATTCCGTTGCTGCTTCTATTTGGAAGAACTTTTGCAAATaacattttctttttctttcttcttaaatTATATACTTTATTTGTGATGTCCGAGCTCATTGTTTTGTTATTGTTCATAAAGTGCTATCTTGTGTGTCTAAAATTTCTTTTACTACTTAATGAATCTGCGTATATGTGTGCAGACTTGAGCACAGTTCGAGATCAAAAAATTGTATTGAATCCAGAAAGCGTAATGCATCCTTTGAGCTGCTATGTTAGTCACTTCAATTTGACCAGACAGCAGGCatgatgctttgttccatctatTCTTCTCTAGAAATCCTACCTTGTCTATGATATCCAGGATTTGATAAGAAGTACTTTGCCCTCATAGGATGCTTCTGAAGCTTTTGTTCATCTATTGACATCACTGAGGGATGAATTTTCCCATTGCTATGTACCATATAAGAGCTCTCTGGCAGACATTACCATGTTCCACTCCAAAGTATACAAGCAAAGGGAAGGTAACCAACCTGAATGCAAGCGCTGGAAACAAAACATATTCGGTCCCTTTGATGGGACTATTGGCAGCACATTATCTTGCAGAAATTGTTCATCTGTGGTAGATACCTATGCCTCTTTTTCGTAACTCTAAACGTGTGGTTTATGAACTaatccctccatcccataatataagagtgttttttaCACTAATGTAGTgtaaaaaacgctcttatattatgggacggagggagtatttaatTATTGTTATTTCTACCCTAGATGCATTTTTTGTTGGCAAATTCAAACACATCTTGGACCATTAGTGTGTTTTTAGCTAGATGTTAGTATATGACTATATATTGCATATATGAAATATGTATTCATGGAATCTACTAATGTTAGATAGTTCACATGGGAGAACTACCAAAAGTGGCCAGCCTTCATAGCTTGAAGGATATTATGGTATTAGAGGACAGAGGGATAGAAATTGACTAGAGTGAGAGAATTTTGGATGGTAGAGACTTAATTCTTGTTTGATTGAAACCACATGCACTAGTTTAAAAAATGTGGTTAAAGGGCGTAGTTCTCTCCCTTAACTGTACTATTTAGGTAGAAATGAGACATCCCTGCAGATCGAATGCGGGTGGGCGAGCTTACACCTGTAAGCTCTAGCCATCCAGCCAGCGCTCGGTTCTCCATGTGCACTACTTAGACTGCTGTATTGAACCGCTCCTAGATCTACATGGACTCAGCTAAAGAATCATCCTGGGCTAATAGGCTATAACATGTAGTGACTTTACTTCCCTAATCTTTCTTATGGATGCGGCATGCATTTGCTTTGGCTCTAGCTGACCTCTTTCCGGAATCCTCGGCTGACCGCTGTTTCCTGCAGTGTCTCATGTTTTTTTCTGTGTTCATACCGCTGACTTGTATGAGTCCACATTTCCACAACATTATTAGCGATAGAAGTTAAGAAGTCTGTTTTAAATTCTCTACGACTACATATATCTAGTAGCAGAGAGAGTAGCTAGCTCTTTTCTATTGTTGTTGAAACCATGCATATTTTGTTTTGTCAGAACTGTTGATTTTCTGTCCTCATTTTGTTTAATGTCTCACAGCTGTCATTGGACTTCGAGAATTTTCACTGCTTGCCCCTCTCTCCCGTGGCTGATATAAATGGAGATATTGTATGTCCAAGTGAATCTTTCTGAGCTTGTTTAATTCAGGGTACATCAGTTGATACTCCGGTTCATGCATTATTCATAATGCTTTGTTCCTTTCCAAATTCAGATTAATGGGTGTAGTTTGGTGGATTGCCTGAAGCATTTCACTGTGTTGGAGCATCTTGACAATTACCGTTGTGATCATTGTTGGCATAATGCTGCTGCCAAATATTTCTCTCTTCAATCAGAAGTTGATGAGGTAAAATTTTGTGACCATATTTTCTATGAAGTTGTACTTGTTTCACAGTTTAGTTTGACGGTACCTCATATTGACATCTGTACCAGGAAAAAGTTAACAAACTGCGCACCTGTGTCGACTATGATAGTTGCAATTGCAAGCATTTATTTGGTCCAGAGAAAACAACATGGTCAGTATCTTCAAAAGCCACAAAGCAGTTGGCTATCACTCGTTGTCCGAAGGTATCTACTATTGAAATACACCTTCTGAAACTTACATAGAATAATATCTAAAAATGGCATGACACCTATTGATGTCCTCTTCCAGATCTTGTGCATTCATTTGTTACGTGCTTCTATTAGTTTTGATGGTGAACTCGTAAAGCGTCAGGTAAGCACTAAAAAAGACACATAAAACATTGCCTCTTTCTATTCATTCCATATGAATTGTGGCTGAATGATCCGCGTTTTGCTTGCAGGGACACGTTTCTTTTCCTTTACTTCTCAATTTATCCCCATTTGCAGGAGGCACATTCACCACTGGACAGGGACCTGGACCTTCAGCTATGAACGTGCAAAGATATGACACGCCGTCTCTCCAATTCTATCGGCAACTAAATGCACACATGCCCATTAATATGTTTCCTACTGGTGGGAACTCATCAAGTCAGGCACCTAAGGATCAAGTAACAAATGGTGGTGTCCACTCACTTAATGAGGCAAGTTATCTGCTTTTGAACTTCTTTTTTACTTGATTTGTCTAAGGATAATGATGATAATGACATTCCTTCATACAAAATTTTACTTATCTGATCAATTCATTTACCCTCTTTATCTTTTCAGGGAAATGCTGATGTGGCTTTGAGTTCTTCCTCACCATCGCCGTCCTCATCAAGGATGGAGCTGTATAGGCTATCAGCTGTCGTTGAGCACTATGGTGTATGCGGAGGTGGGCATTATGCAGCTTACCGGAGAGTAGTGTCAACTCCTGATGCTAATGATCAAGTAGGACGTCGTCGCAAGCACTGGGTTTACGTCTCAGACGACCATGTATCACAAGTGTCAGAGGACGATGTTTTGGGTGCGGAAGCCACACTCCTTTTCTACGAAAGACTATAGCAGCAGCCTGTTGAGTAGGAGACGTTTTTGGAGAAATTCGATGCGGTAGCTTGTCAAGAAACGGCCCCTCTTTTATTTGAGCAAAATAGCTTTGGATTAATGAATCATTCAGGTCTTTCTTGTTTTGTGCTCTTATGTGTGAAACGTTCGTTGGTGATAAAATACGAGAATCAACTGAGAGAATCGGGCTTCTGGGGACATACATAAGATACTTATTAAAAGTGCATTTGAGATAGTAAATGAAGTTGCAGCTTTGATAGTCACATGGGATGGGAGGACAAAAGTCTGGGTTTGGTTGCTGATTTTAGTGAGAAACGCAGGGCAGCTGCTGAATAACTTGCTGGATCTATTGAATAACTTACTGGATTTATTGATATGTTCCTTGAAGCACCACATTGACGTACTACTCACACCTCATCATGTGGGCGGTGAAGAATGATGTGGATGAAGAAGACGAACCTCGTCATGTGGGCGGCGAAGAATGATGTGGATGAAGAAGACGATGATTCCCCTCTGGCGGAGCACCAAAACATGACTATTAGGTTCGCGCGCTTGAATCCTAAAGTGACGACAACAACAAAATTCATGGTAATCCGAAGAAGGGTTTCAGGGTATTTATGAGTTAGAGGTAGGAAACGTAAGGTGATGAGACCTCCCTAGGCCCCACATGTCCTGGGCTGCAGCTACCGCACCAATGTTGCCCCTCACATAAAAAAACTACTAACTACATCTCGCTGCCGTCAGCTATGTGGGCTTTGCCCAGCGGCGTGTTCCGCCACGGTGTGtgtgtttgggggggggggggggggggggggggggggggatgccGAGCTAGAGCACAATCTTGCCGCCTCCCGTGTTGCCCGCAAGGATGACTCGAGGCTAGTTAGGGTCTTTTTGAGGACTTGATAGAAAAGATGCAGACATCATGTAACGAGATTTGGGTGTGGCTAGCTCTAATCATTAACATAAAATTTGTTTGCTGTTTTTTCTCTTTCACTTCTACTTtgttctttttttattttttgtttcttAAAATTTTTATTGTACTACTTATAACAAAGATACGTAAATATAGTTGCACTGAATCAACGGGCGTGCAATTGCAGTCGTGGACATGTACACATGGATGCAACTGCAATTGCGCGCAATCGATGGACTGTAGTTGTAGGCAACAGGTAGACATGTAGTTCCGTGCGACCACTGGACATGCAATTGCAGGAGACTAGTGGACATGCAATTGCAAGTGACTGGTGGACATGAAGTTGCACACAGTCGACAGACGTGCAACCCCAGTTGCATGTGACCATAATAATGTAGTTGCGAGCGGCATGAAAAAAGAAAGAAATGAGAAGGATGCGTAATTTGCGTGCAACGCGAGAAAGAAAAAGGGAATCCAAAGAAATAAAAAAGTCATAAATCAACTAAATGAAAAACAAGAACGAAAAAGAAAAAGTTCACACGAACCTCTGCACAAAATCTAATGGCATATGAGTTAGACGAGACATTGTTAATTCTGATCTAGATGACGATTAACAAATCCATATTTTCTTTCATTTTAGTCATTGAAGGAATTATTGTGTTTTGGAAGAATTAGATCAAACTTCCCTTAATAACACGCTAATTACCGTTTAAGTGAGAAACTCGCTGAATAACTTACTGGATCTACTGATATGTTCCTTGAAGCACCACATCCACGTCGTGACGGGCGTACTACTCACACCTCATCATGTTGGATTGATgtcgatgaagaagacgatggtTCCCCTCTGACGGAGCACCAAAACACGACTATTGGTTTCGCGCCTTGAATCCCGAAGTGGCGACAAAAAAGAACTCATGGTAACTCGAAGAAGGGTTTCGGGGTATTTATGAGTTAGAGACAAGAGACCTAAGGTGATGAGACCTCTTTAGGCCCCACATGTCCTGGGCTGCAGCAACATTGCCCCTCACAAAAAAAACAACCAAAAAACTACTAACCGGTACATCGCTGCCGGCGGCCATGCGGTCTTTGCCGGGTGGCGTATTGAGACAtggtgaggagaggggggggggatCTGGTGGAGGACGAGCAAGCTAGAGCACGATCTTGCCGCCACCCGTGTCACGCGGGGCTAGTTAGTGTATTTTTGAGGACTCAATAGAAAAAGATGCAGGCATCATGAAACAAATTTTGGGTGTGGCTAGCTCTAATCATCAACATAGAATTTGTTTGCTGTTTTTTCTCTTTCACTTCTACTTTGtgcttcttttatttttgtttcttaaTTTTTTTATTGTATTACTTTTAAAAAAGATACGTAAATATAGTTGCACTTAGTCAATAGGGGCTAGTTAGGGTCTTTTTGAGGACTCGATAGAAAAGATGCAGACATCATGTAACGAGATTTGGGTGTGGCTAGCTCTAATCATTAACATAAAATTTGTTTGCTGTTTTTTCTCTTTCACTTCTACTTTATTCTCCTTTTATTTTTTGTTTCTTAAATTTTTTATTGTACTACTTATAAAAAAGATACGTAAATATAGTTGCACTGAGTCAACGGGCATGCAATTGCAGTTGTGGACATGTACACATGGATGCAACTGCAATTGCGCGCAACCGATGGACTGTAGTTGCAGGCAACCGGTAGACATGTAGTTTCGTGCGACCACTGGACATGCAATTGCAGGCGACTAGTGGACATGCAACTGCAAGTGACTGGTGGACATGAAGTTGCACACAGTCGACAGACGTGCAACCGCAGTTGCCTGTGACCACAATAATGTAGTTGCGAGCGGCGTGAAAAAAGAAAGAAATGAGAAGGATGCGTAATTTGTGTGCAACGCGGAGAAAGAAAAAGGGAATcgaaagaaataaaaaaaataataAATCAACTAAATGAAAAACAAGAACGAAAAAGAAAAAGTTCACATGAACCTCTGCACAAAATCTAATGGCATAGGAGTTAGACGAGACATTGTTAATTCTGATCTAGATGACGATTAGCAAATCCATTTTTTTTCATTTTAGTCATTGAAGGAATTATTGTGTTTTGGAAGAATTGGATCAAACTTCCCTTAATAACACGCTAATTACCATTTAAGTGAGAAACTCAGCAGCTGAATAACTTACTGGATCTACTGATATGTTCCTTGAAGCACCACATCCACGTCGTGACGGGCGTACTACTCACACCTCATCATGTTGGATTGATgtcgatgaagaagacgatggtTCCCCTATGACGGAGCACCAAAACACGACTATTGGTTTCGCGCCCTGAAAACCGAAGTGGCGGCAAAATAAAATTCATGGTAACTCGAAGAAGGGTTTCAGGGTATTTATGAGTTAGAGACAAGAAACCTAAGGTGATGAGACCTCTTTAGGTCCCACATGTCCTGGGCCGCAGCAACCGCACCAACGTTGCCCCTCacaaaaaaacaaacaaaaaactACTAACCGGTATATCGCTGCCGGCGGCCATGCGGTCTTTGCCGGGTGGCGTATTGAGACATGGtgaggagggggggggggatcTGGTGGAGGACGAGCAAGCTAGAGCACGATCTTGCCACCACCCGTGTCACGCGGGGCTAGTTAGTGTATTTTTGAGGACTCAATAGAAAAAGATGCAGGCATCATGAAACAATTTTTGGGTGTGGCTAGCTCCAATCATCAACATAGAATTTGTTTGCTATTTTTTCTCTTTCACTTCTACTTTGTTCtccttttatttttgtttcttaaTTTTTTTATTGTATTACTTTTAAAAAAGATACATAAATATAGTTGCACTTAGTCAACAGGCGTGCAACTGCAGTTGTGTGCAAGCAATGAACATGGAGTTGTGGTCATGAACACAAGGATGCAACTGCAATTGCACTTAACCGATGGACATGCCGCTTGCGGGCAACCGATAGACATGTAGTTCTGCGTGACTAGACATGCAGTTGCAGGTGACTAGTGGACATGTACTTGCAAGTGACCATGATAGTGTAGGCGTGTGCAGCGTGGAAAAAGACAGAAATGAAAGGAAGTGTAGTTTGCGCGCAATGTGAAGACATAAAAAAGGGAATCCAAAGTAATAAAAAAGAGAGTAAATCAACTAAATGAAAAACAAAAATAACACATGAACCTCCATGCAGAATCAAATGGCATAGGAGTTAGATGAGACATTGTTAATTCTGATGTAGATGATGATTAACAAATCCACATTTTCTTTCAATTTAGTCATTGAAGGAATTATTGTGTTTTGAAAGAATCAGATCAAACTTTCCTTAATAACAACCTTTAATTACTATTTGAGTGTTTGTTACATGTTCTAGTGGTGGTAGGAGTAGTTCTAAGCAGAACCAAAATTACGCTTTGAATATTTTGATGCCCAACCCCGCCGATTAGTTCCTTGTGTAGATGTGCACGAACGCAGCCACAATGAAACCAGCCCTCAGCTTGACACTCCACGGGATTCCATACTTTCCCCTGCTGACAAGCCCTCTCACGAATGGCCATAAGCACAACACCATCCAGCCACAACACACGAACTCCCAGATGCCCGGGCCACCATGAACGCCCGCCGCCATCCCTACAACGGCGcaattgtaagggcatatttatccctaaggtgttttggtgattgatgacaatgcatttgtggactaatcgtgtgccttgagtatttTAGATATTTCATtactaggcacaagacggtttggtgcccctcgaagatTATTGAAGACGGTGTTTTTCTACGTTCcttttttggtggatttgagtcgtaggaaagccgtactattaagagggggtttgctttggaaaggtttgggtggaatcatcacgtacacgttttACTCCTCTTTGCATCGCCTTTCCCTTAGCACTATGGAGCATCCTCCGTTTCTTCGTGTATGTGCAAAAAGAAGAGCTCCTAGTGTTGCTGCTCTGGggcatgcggtagtactgctcttcggagcggtagtaccgcaggtggtcacggtagtaccgctccttgggaGCCATAGTA contains:
- the LOC125538240 gene encoding ubiquitin carboxyl-terminal hydrolase 27 isoform X1 — translated: MGKFEHGNLLLSLSQGHWHGYSLTAVAVALGIGVAGLCRALNSSLGVQWFLRKFSSESERLYYTGGLQNLGNNCFLNVILQALASCDHFVSSLDDLLGSDDVLPEEQSERMPLILALSSLLKDLSTVRDQKIVLNPESVMHPLSCYVSHFNLTRQQDASEAFVHLLTSLRDEFSHCYVPYKSSLADITMFHSKVYKQREGNQPECKRWKQNIFGPFDGTIGSTLSCRNCSSVLSLDFENFHCLPLSPVADINGDIINGCSLVDCLKHFTVLEHLDNYRCDHCWHNAAAKYFSLQSEVDEEKVNKLRTCVDYDSCNCKHLFGPEKTTWSVSSKATKQLAITRCPKILCIHLLRASISFDGELVKRQGHVSFPLLLNLSPFAGGTFTTGQGPGPSAMNVQRYDTPSLQFYRQLNAHMPINMFPTGGNSSSQAPKDQVTNGGVHSLNEGNADVALSSSSPSPSSSRMELYRLSAVVEHYGVCGGGHYAAYRRVVSTPDANDQVGRRRKHWVYVSDDHVSQVSEDDVLGAEATLLFYERL
- the LOC125538240 gene encoding ubiquitin carboxyl-terminal hydrolase 27 isoform X2 — protein: MGVAGLCRALNSSLGVQWFLRKFSSESERLYYTGGLQNLGNNCFLNVILQALASCDHFVSSLDDLLGSDDVLPEEQSERMPLILALSSLLKDLSTVRDQKIVLNPESVMHPLSCYVSHFNLTRQQDASEAFVHLLTSLRDEFSHCYVPYKSSLADITMFHSKVYKQREGNQPECKRWKQNIFGPFDGTIGSTLSCRNCSSVLSLDFENFHCLPLSPVADINGDIINGCSLVDCLKHFTVLEHLDNYRCDHCWHNAAAKYFSLQSEVDEEKVNKLRTCVDYDSCNCKHLFGPEKTTWSVSSKATKQLAITRCPKILCIHLLRASISFDGELVKRQGHVSFPLLLNLSPFAGGTFTTGQGPGPSAMNVQRYDTPSLQFYRQLNAHMPINMFPTGGNSSSQAPKDQVTNGGVHSLNEGNADVALSSSSPSPSSSRMELYRLSAVVEHYGVCGGGHYAAYRRVVSTPDANDQVGRRRKHWVYVSDDHVSQVSEDDVLGAEATLLFYERL